Proteins found in one Nostoc sp. NIES-3756 genomic segment:
- a CDS encoding DUF5615 family PIN-like protein — protein sequence MSSIFVCLYLDEDVNVLVADLLQARGFDVITARDAGQLRATDAEQLAYAVSQARTLVTHNRTDFEELVQNYFDSEQTHYGVIFAVRRSPQEVAQRLLVILNQVTSDEMQNQVRYI from the coding sequence GTTTGTCTGTATTTGGATGAAGATGTCAATGTACTAGTAGCCGATTTGCTTCAAGCAAGAGGTTTTGATGTAATTACTGCACGAGATGCAGGGCAACTTCGCGCAACTGATGCAGAGCAACTTGCCTATGCTGTAAGTCAAGCAAGAACTCTGGTTACTCACAACAGAACTGATTTTGAGGAACTTGTACAGAATTACTTTGATTCGGAACAGACGCACTACGGAGTAATTTTTGCTGTTCGTCGTTCTCCTCAAGAGGTCGCACAAAGATTACTTGTCATTCTCAATCAAGTTACCTCGGACGAGATGCAAAATCAGGTTCGTTATATTTAG
- a CDS encoding RusA family crossover junction endodeoxyribonuclease — translation MTDELLEELDKASRGEAPSPFGKAEFIVKGSPASVQASNDKRDQYINSIKNQFKPLSYVLTGDIILNITWLLPTKSRYETDAKADIDNCLKPIIDAFTGRDGLFIDDCQLRGLYVCWRHIESEDERVIFEFEFVSSEFSLKSELAFVRLEGALCTPVNLNWSHAAKVMWASFLKSGQASKGVLEKLGVSYPAVAGFLGSSRPFHVTRVRGFKIISLSEFVEKKSVGEV, via the coding sequence ATGACTGACGAACTGCTTGAAGAGTTAGATAAAGCAAGTCGCGGCGAAGCACCATCACCATTTGGCAAGGCAGAATTTATAGTCAAAGGTTCTCCTGCATCAGTTCAAGCCAGCAACGACAAGCGCGATCAATATATTAATTCAATTAAAAACCAGTTCAAGCCCCTGAGTTATGTACTGACTGGGGATATCATTCTGAATATCACATGGCTTTTACCGACAAAAAGTCGATATGAAACTGATGCAAAGGCAGATATTGATAATTGTCTTAAACCTATTATTGATGCTTTCACAGGGAGAGACGGATTATTTATAGATGATTGTCAATTAAGAGGTTTATATGTATGCTGGCGGCATATTGAATCTGAAGATGAACGAGTAATCTTTGAGTTTGAATTTGTTTCCAGTGAATTTTCATTAAAGAGTGAACTTGCCTTTGTACGATTAGAAGGTGCTCTTTGCACTCCAGTTAATCTAAATTGGTCACATGCCGCTAAAGTAATGTGGGCAAGTTTTCTGAAATCTGGTCAAGCATCAAAAGGTGTTTTGGAAAAGTTGGGAGTTTCTTATCCAGCAGTTGCAGGTTTTCTAGGTTCTAGCCGACCATTTCATGTAACCAGAGTTAGGGGATTCAAGATTATCAGCCTCAGTGAGTTTGTTGAGAAAAAATCAGTGGGCGAAGTATAA
- a CDS encoding glycoside hydrolase family 31 protein, producing the protein MPQYFGQLHTTEPSWTTLGTVQAIEESDRHLLFHCGGPCLKISVLAANLIRVRVTPTGEFSLRRSWAVTQDDEQWQAVEFEVKEQADIVEITTQQLRVVVHRHPCRVECFDLTGQAFAEDANQSVGWRKGAVAGWKKIAAEEHFYGFGERSGLLDQIATTRTNWTFDALDYDVLTDNMYQAIPFFMALRPGLGYGIFFNTTFWSRFDIGVEQPGVWRMETQGGELDYYIIYGPEPAQIITTYTQLTGRMSLPPKWSLGYHQCRWSYESQDIVRQLAQEFRQRQIPCDVIHLDIDYMNGYRVFTWNPKRFSEPKALIDDLKQDGFKTVTIVDPGVKYEPEADYPVFDEGLKNDYFVRKTNGQLFHGYVWPDKAVFPDFVRPEVRDWWGNWHKNLTDMGVAGIWNDMNEPALEDRPFGDPGHKIDFPLDAPQGPADEISNHAETHNLYGLMMAQASFQAMAKLRSPERSFILTRSGYAGVQRWSAVWTGDNQSLWEHLEMSIPMLCNLGLSGVAFVGADIGGFAGNATAELFARWIQLGMLYPLMRGHSAMSTERHEPWVFGDRVEKICREYIQLRYRLLPYIYTLFWEAATTGAPILRPLLYHFPSDRHTFTLSDQVMLGASLLAAPVYRPGVEYRAVYLPAGRWYDWWTGEAFTGPTHILAHAPLERMPLYVRAGAIIPMAPVMQYVDEQPLNSLTIRIWQGEGEFTHYEDDGRSFEYKTGSFCITSYRVYTQEKQLIVEIGPRNGEYSPTQREIIVELVGVGQQRFVDHGAGRRLVFSLND; encoded by the coding sequence ATGCCCCAATATTTTGGACAGCTGCATACTACCGAGCCATCTTGGACTACTTTAGGAACAGTACAAGCGATTGAAGAAAGCGATCGCCATCTTCTATTCCACTGTGGCGGCCCCTGCTTAAAAATTAGTGTCCTCGCAGCAAATTTAATTCGCGTCAGGGTAACGCCTACTGGTGAGTTTTCACTGCGTAGATCATGGGCAGTTACACAGGATGATGAACAATGGCAGGCGGTAGAATTTGAGGTAAAAGAACAAGCGGATATTGTCGAAATTACCACACAGCAGCTACGAGTTGTGGTACATCGTCATCCTTGTCGGGTGGAGTGCTTTGATTTAACAGGACAAGCGTTTGCTGAAGATGCTAATCAGAGTGTAGGCTGGCGTAAGGGTGCTGTTGCGGGATGGAAAAAAATAGCGGCTGAAGAACATTTTTACGGCTTTGGGGAACGCTCAGGCTTACTTGACCAAATAGCTACAACTAGAACTAACTGGACATTTGATGCCCTTGATTACGATGTTCTCACGGACAACATGTATCAAGCCATTCCCTTCTTTATGGCGTTGCGTCCAGGGTTAGGTTACGGTATTTTCTTCAACACAACCTTTTGGAGTCGGTTTGATATTGGGGTTGAGCAGCCTGGGGTGTGGCGGATGGAAACTCAGGGAGGCGAACTAGACTATTACATTATTTATGGCCCAGAACCAGCACAGATTATCACTACATATACCCAGCTAACCGGAAGGATGTCCTTACCACCAAAATGGTCACTGGGTTATCATCAGTGTCGCTGGAGTTACGAATCACAGGATATAGTTCGTCAACTGGCGCAGGAATTTCGTCAGCGTCAAATTCCTTGTGATGTGATTCATCTTGATATTGATTATATGAATGGATATCGAGTGTTTACCTGGAACCCCAAGCGTTTTAGTGAGCCAAAAGCTTTAATTGATGACCTCAAGCAAGATGGTTTTAAGACGGTGACAATTGTTGATCCTGGGGTGAAGTATGAGCCGGAAGCTGATTACCCAGTCTTCGATGAGGGGTTGAAAAACGATTATTTTGTTAGGAAAACCAATGGTCAATTATTTCACGGGTACGTATGGCCTGATAAAGCGGTTTTTCCTGATTTTGTGCGCCCAGAGGTAAGAGATTGGTGGGGAAATTGGCACAAAAATCTTACAGATATGGGTGTGGCTGGTATTTGGAACGACATGAACGAACCAGCATTAGAAGACCGTCCTTTTGGCGACCCTGGTCACAAAATTGACTTTCCTCTTGATGCTCCCCAAGGGCCAGCAGATGAGATTAGTAATCATGCGGAAACTCATAATTTGTATGGGTTGATGATGGCGCAAGCATCTTTCCAAGCAATGGCAAAATTGCGATCGCCTGAACGTTCATTTATTTTGACACGCTCTGGTTATGCAGGTGTTCAACGCTGGTCGGCAGTTTGGACGGGTGACAATCAATCTTTGTGGGAACACCTGGAAATGTCTATACCCATGTTATGTAACTTGGGTTTATCGGGTGTAGCTTTTGTGGGTGCTGATATTGGTGGTTTTGCGGGGAACGCTACAGCAGAACTATTCGCCCGGTGGATACAGCTAGGAATGTTGTATCCATTGATGCGGGGACACTCGGCAATGAGTACAGAAAGACATGAACCTTGGGTATTTGGCGATCGCGTCGAGAAAATTTGTAGAGAGTATATTCAACTAAGGTATCGGTTGCTACCTTACATTTATACCCTATTTTGGGAAGCTGCAACCACAGGTGCGCCTATTCTCCGCCCCTTACTGTATCATTTTCCGAGCGATCGCCATACATTCACCTTGTCCGATCAAGTAATGCTTGGGGCTTCATTATTAGCAGCCCCAGTTTACCGTCCTGGCGTGGAATATCGAGCCGTGTACTTACCCGCAGGTCGTTGGTATGATTGGTGGACAGGTGAAGCTTTTACAGGGCCAACGCACATTTTAGCCCATGCCCCCCTAGAGCGGATGCCATTATATGTCCGTGCTGGTGCAATTATACCGATGGCTCCAGTCATGCAATATGTAGATGAACAGCCGCTTAATTCATTAACCATTCGCATTTGGCAGGGTGAAGGTGAGTTTACCCATTATGAAGATGATGGTCGGAGCTTCGAGTATAAAACAGGAAGTTTCTGCATAACGAGCTACCGTGTTTATACGCAAGAGAAACAACTCATAGTCGAGATTGGCCCACGCAACGGAGAGTATTCACCAACACAACGAGAAATAATTGTGGAATTAGTTGGGGTTGGGCAACAGCGTTTTGTTGATCATGGCGCAGGAAGAAGGTTAGTTTTTAGTTTAAATGATTAA
- a CDS encoding B12-binding domain-containing radical SAM protein, whose amino-acid sequence MKVLLLYPQFPQSFWSYDRFMEIAGLKAVLPPLGIITVAALLPQDWEIRFCDRNVNLETEADWQWCDLVILSAMLVQKPDFHALIQKAVRLGKKIAVGGPYPTSIPQDALNSGAHYLILDEGELTVPQFVEAFNQGQEQGIFRSLEKPDVSQSPMPRFDLLQRDAYLMMAIQFSRGCPFNCEFCDIITLYGRKPRTKEPQQTIAELQALYDLGWRGSLFIVDDNFIGNQRNVKLLLRELIPWMKQHNYPFTFITEASVNLAEDDELLQLMSQAGFYAVFLGIETPDQDSLQITQKLQNTRHPLVEACRKINEAGMLIYAGFILGFDGERPGAGERIRAFVEQTSIPQPMLGILQALPNTALWNRLQQEQRLLESKGIGGTEVGDQNTLMNFIPTRSIDEIAREYVEGLWMLYEPSSYLKRCFQQCLSIGSLEQRKQTMQFSPGKGLRLVAQLIWHQGLRRPEIRRQFWQQLWAILLKKPQVLNMYLGLCAAGEHFWEYRALARERITQQLGYDPLKVSVLPKPEPMLIK is encoded by the coding sequence ATGAAAGTATTATTGCTCTACCCTCAGTTCCCGCAGTCTTTTTGGTCTTATGATCGCTTCATGGAAATCGCCGGACTCAAAGCTGTATTGCCTCCTCTGGGAATTATTACAGTAGCAGCACTTCTCCCTCAAGACTGGGAAATTAGATTTTGCGATCGCAACGTTAATCTAGAAACAGAAGCCGATTGGCAGTGGTGTGACCTCGTTATCCTTTCGGCAATGTTAGTGCAGAAACCAGATTTTCATGCCCTAATTCAAAAAGCAGTGCGCTTAGGCAAAAAAATTGCAGTTGGTGGCCCCTACCCCACATCAATTCCCCAAGATGCCCTAAACTCTGGAGCGCATTATTTGATTTTGGATGAGGGCGAGTTAACAGTTCCTCAATTTGTGGAAGCTTTCAACCAAGGTCAAGAACAAGGAATCTTTCGCTCTCTAGAAAAACCTGATGTCAGCCAAAGCCCGATGCCGCGTTTTGACTTGCTACAACGGGATGCTTATTTGATGATGGCTATCCAATTTTCTCGCGGTTGCCCCTTCAACTGCGAGTTTTGCGACATTATTACACTCTACGGTCGCAAACCACGCACAAAAGAACCTCAGCAAACTATAGCTGAGTTACAGGCTCTTTATGATTTAGGCTGGCGAGGGTCACTTTTCATAGTTGACGATAACTTTATTGGCAATCAGCGCAACGTTAAACTTCTCCTACGAGAGTTAATTCCTTGGATGAAGCAGCACAACTATCCCTTCACCTTCATCACAGAAGCTTCTGTGAATTTGGCTGAAGATGACGAACTGTTGCAATTAATGAGTCAAGCAGGTTTCTATGCAGTTTTTCTTGGTATAGAGACCCCTGACCAAGACAGCCTGCAAATAACACAAAAACTGCAAAATACTCGCCATCCTCTGGTGGAAGCCTGTCGCAAGATCAATGAAGCAGGAATGCTGATTTATGCAGGGTTTATCCTTGGTTTTGATGGAGAACGCCCAGGAGCTGGAGAACGGATTCGAGCTTTTGTAGAACAAACCAGTATTCCTCAACCGATGTTGGGTATCCTTCAAGCTTTGCCCAATACTGCCTTATGGAACCGTCTGCAACAAGAGCAGCGTTTATTAGAGAGTAAGGGTATTGGAGGTACTGAAGTAGGCGATCAAAATACCTTAATGAATTTCATCCCCACTCGCTCCATTGATGAAATCGCTAGAGAGTATGTAGAAGGCTTATGGATGTTATATGAACCCAGCAGCTATCTCAAACGCTGTTTTCAGCAATGCCTGAGTATTGGCTCGCTAGAGCAACGAAAGCAAACCATGCAATTTTCTCCAGGTAAGGGGTTGCGGCTCGTTGCTCAGTTAATCTGGCATCAAGGCTTACGACGGCCTGAAATTCGTAGGCAATTTTGGCAACAACTATGGGCAATTCTGTTGAAAAAGCCTCAAGTTCTCAATATGTATTTAGGGCTATGCGCTGCTGGAGAACATTTTTGGGAGTACCGCGCTTTAGCTAGGGAACGGATCACTCAACAATTAGGCTACGATCCACTCAAAGTCTCGGTGTTACCTAAGCCAGAACCTATGCTGATTAAATAA
- a CDS encoding HdeD family acid-resistance protein — protein MGKRLARNWWTVALRGAIAIIFGLVALCWPTLTLASLVYLFASFWLVGGILLAIAAFQERLQNIHSRLLLVEGIIGLAVGAIAFISPGIAGFVLLYLIAIWAIGTGLFELIASLQLQQTIENKWLPAIAGIVSIIFGLILIIWPVAQALTFLWLIAAYNVLFGMLLLILGLRLRLEFKLD, from the coding sequence ATGGGGAAAAGATTAGCCCGCAATTGGTGGACGGTGGCGTTGCGGGGTGCGATCGCGATTATTTTTGGTTTAGTGGCTTTATGCTGGCCGACTCTCACCTTGGCTTCTTTGGTGTACTTATTTGCCAGTTTTTGGCTAGTGGGGGGAATATTACTAGCGATCGCAGCTTTTCAAGAGCGTTTGCAAAATATTCACAGTAGGTTGCTGTTAGTAGAAGGAATTATTGGGCTTGCAGTTGGAGCGATCGCTTTTATTTCTCCTGGTATTGCTGGATTTGTCTTGCTTTATCTGATCGCTATTTGGGCAATTGGTACTGGTCTATTTGAACTTATCGCTTCTCTGCAACTGCAACAAACAATAGAAAATAAGTGGCTTCCCGCAATAGCTGGAATTGTCTCTATTATTTTTGGTCTGATATTAATTATCTGGCCAGTAGCTCAGGCATTAACTTTTTTGTGGTTAATTGCTGCCTATAATGTTCTGTTTGGAATGCTGTTATTAATTTTGGGTTTACGCTTACGTCTGGAGTTTAAACTAGACTAA
- a CDS encoding erythromycin esterase family protein — translation MLDATKTNVVEALRKSVHQLTGAATDYNSLIDLIGNARLVLIGEASHGTHEFYEQRAEITKRLIQEKGFTGVAVEADWPDAYRVNHYVQGVNEDLTPVDALSGFQHFPSWMWRNLDVVKFVNWLRDYNDNLNETGVKVGFYGLDLYSMYASIAAVLDYLEQVDPEAANRARSRYACLEHFGEDTHTYGYATSFGISESCEEEVIKQLRELQNRVSEYTQKQGRLTADEFFYAEQNARIVKNAEAYYRAMFTERVSSWNIRDRHMAETLEQLMLHLEQQGIPAKIVVWEHNSHLGDARATDMAQQGEVNLGQLVRERYGNDAVLIGFSTYTGTVTAASNWDGMTQLKQVRPALPKSYEELFHQTGIPQFLLVLRGENAAITSLRKSRLERAIGVIYRPETERSSHYFYACLPEQFDAVIHIDDTKGVQPLDRTFDVDVGEPPETFPSAL, via the coding sequence ATGCTAGACGCAACTAAAACTAATGTTGTTGAGGCGTTGCGTAAGTCCGTACACCAACTGACAGGCGCAGCCACAGACTATAACTCATTAATAGACTTAATTGGCAATGCTCGTTTAGTTCTGATTGGTGAAGCTTCCCACGGAACACACGAATTTTATGAGCAAAGAGCCGAAATTACTAAAAGACTAATTCAAGAAAAGGGCTTTACCGGAGTAGCCGTTGAAGCAGACTGGCCTGATGCCTATCGTGTTAATCACTACGTCCAAGGCGTAAATGAAGATTTGACACCAGTAGATGCACTATCAGGTTTCCAACATTTTCCGAGTTGGATGTGGCGCAATTTAGATGTAGTGAAGTTTGTCAATTGGCTACGTGACTATAATGATAATCTCAATGAAACTGGAGTGAAGGTCGGCTTTTACGGACTAGACCTTTATAGTATGTATGCTTCTATAGCAGCCGTTCTTGATTATCTGGAGCAAGTTGATCCAGAAGCTGCGAACCGCGCTCGTAGTCGTTACGCTTGCTTGGAGCATTTTGGTGAAGATACACACACCTATGGTTATGCTACAAGCTTTGGTATTAGCGAATCTTGTGAGGAAGAGGTAATTAAGCAACTGCGAGAACTGCAAAATCGAGTCTCAGAATATACCCAAAAACAGGGGCGACTCACAGCAGATGAGTTTTTCTATGCTGAACAAAATGCGCGAATAGTGAAAAATGCTGAGGCTTATTACCGCGCCATGTTTACCGAGAGGGTATCTTCATGGAATATTCGCGATCGCCATATGGCAGAAACCCTAGAACAGCTAATGTTACATCTAGAGCAGCAAGGCATCCCAGCCAAAATCGTTGTTTGGGAACACAACTCGCACTTAGGCGATGCTAGAGCTACCGATATGGCACAACAGGGGGAGGTCAACCTTGGTCAATTGGTACGCGAACGCTATGGAAATGATGCAGTTCTCATAGGCTTTAGTACATACACAGGTACAGTCACAGCTGCTTCTAACTGGGACGGGATGACACAACTCAAGCAAGTTCGTCCAGCTTTACCAAAAAGTTATGAGGAGCTATTTCATCAAACGGGAATCCCGCAGTTCTTACTAGTACTACGTGGTGAAAATGCAGCAATTACAAGTTTAAGAAAATCAAGACTAGAAAGAGCAATAGGTGTAATTTATCGTCCAGAAACCGAGCGCAGCAGTCACTACTTTTACGCCTGTCTTCCAGAACAATTTGATGCCGTAATTCACATTGATGATACAAAAGGAGTCCAACCATTAGACCGGACGTTTGATGTAGATGTGGGTGAACCGCCGGAGACTTTTCCCTCGGCGTTGTGA
- a CDS encoding bifunctional 4-hydroxy-2-oxoglutarate aldolase/2-dehydro-3-deoxy-phosphogluconate aldolase: MSTQDWLLQLQKQRAIAVIRAPKLELGLEMALAVAAGGMQLIEITWNSDRAGELIAQLRHRLPECTIGTGTLFNVQQLEDAIASGAEFLFTPHVDAAMIQAAVVKNIPIVPGALTPTEIVTAWTNGASCVKVFPVQAVGGAKYIKSLQGPLEHIPLIPTGGVTLENAKELIQAGAIAVGLSGELFPQQLVKQKNWQAIAGLAKNLIYQLA; encoded by the coding sequence ATGTCTACTCAAGATTGGTTATTACAGTTGCAAAAACAGCGAGCGATCGCAGTTATCCGCGCCCCGAAACTGGAATTAGGGTTAGAAATGGCCTTGGCTGTGGCGGCTGGAGGAATGCAGCTAATTGAAATTACTTGGAATAGCGATCGCGCTGGGGAATTAATTGCTCAATTGCGTCATCGATTACCGGAATGTACGATTGGTACAGGTACTTTGTTTAATGTGCAGCAGCTAGAAGATGCGATCGCCTCTGGGGCTGAATTTCTCTTTACACCCCATGTTGATGCTGCCATGATTCAAGCAGCAGTAGTTAAAAATATACCCATCGTTCCCGGCGCACTCACCCCTACAGAGATTGTCACAGCTTGGACTAATGGTGCAAGCTGTGTAAAAGTATTCCCAGTACAAGCCGTAGGTGGGGCTAAATATATTAAGAGTTTGCAAGGCCCATTAGAGCATATTCCCTTAATTCCCACTGGGGGAGTAACCTTAGAAAATGCCAAAGAACTCATACAAGCTGGTGCGATCGCTGTTGGTTTGAGTGGAGAGTTATTTCCACAGCAACTAGTGAAACAGAAAAATTGGCAAGCGATCGCAGGTTTAGCCAAAAACTTAATTTACCAATTAGCGTAG
- a CDS encoding L,D-transpeptidase, protein MKSLLHPHWKRGLKMFVVGAALSLSVINTGSSEALTTTTSQKIAKTVDTLQKSEQRWIQVDLSQQKLIAWEGGKPVYAIVISSGKKSTPTHIGTFKIQSKHKSTRMRGRGYDMPNVPYAMFYSGNYGIHGAYWHKKFGTPVSRGCVNLAPNHAKWLFNWASIGTPVVIQK, encoded by the coding sequence ATGAAATCACTGCTTCATCCTCATTGGAAACGTGGTTTAAAAATGTTTGTTGTTGGTGCTGCATTGTCCTTAAGTGTGATCAACACTGGGTCTAGTGAAGCATTAACAACGACTACCTCACAAAAAATTGCCAAAACTGTCGATACTTTACAAAAATCTGAGCAACGCTGGATTCAAGTAGACCTTTCCCAGCAGAAATTAATTGCTTGGGAAGGTGGAAAACCCGTGTATGCAATCGTTATTTCCTCTGGTAAAAAATCTACACCTACGCACATTGGCACATTCAAAATTCAATCAAAGCATAAGTCTACGCGGATGCGTGGTAGAGGCTATGATATGCCCAACGTTCCCTATGCCATGTTCTACAGTGGTAACTATGGTATTCACGGCGCATATTGGCATAAAAAATTTGGTACTCCCGTCAGTAGAGGCTGCGTCAACCTTGCCCCTAATCATGCTAAATGGCTCTTCAATTGGGCATCTATAGGAACACCCGTTGTCATTCAAAAGTAA
- a CDS encoding L,D-transpeptidase, whose protein sequence is MQSWILKTRTRRSVNLFTGVIIIMAALLSGLLPTIADPSSQTVRVAAVEENSNTQTDTKQISQPRRIEIDLSQQRLFAWEGKKLVYSFRVSTGKRSTPTPVGKFAIDTKYRINRMRGTGYDIPDVPYAMYFHEGYAIHGAYWHNNFGTPVSHGCVNLPVKQARKLYNWTTPGTLVIVRR, encoded by the coding sequence ATGCAAAGCTGGATTCTTAAGACTAGGACACGTCGCTCAGTAAATTTGTTTACAGGTGTGATAATCATCATGGCAGCTTTGCTTTCTGGGTTGCTACCAACCATAGCTGATCCCAGTTCTCAAACAGTCAGAGTTGCCGCAGTTGAGGAAAACTCCAACACTCAAACCGACACCAAACAAATATCTCAACCTCGTAGAATTGAAATAGATTTATCGCAGCAGCGCTTATTTGCCTGGGAAGGTAAAAAATTGGTTTATTCCTTCCGCGTTTCTACAGGAAAGCGTTCAACCCCTACGCCCGTAGGTAAATTTGCAATTGATACCAAATACCGCATCAACCGTATGCGCGGCACTGGCTATGACATTCCTGATGTTCCTTACGCCATGTATTTTCATGAAGGTTATGCCATTCATGGTGCTTATTGGCATAACAATTTTGGCACTCCAGTCAGTCACGGTTGTGTAAATTTACCAGTCAAACAAGCACGCAAGTTATACAACTGGACAACACCAGGAACTCTAGTAATAGTACGACGATGA